The sequence ATTGGATTTGTCGTTTGGTACTGGCGAAAAATGACGAATAAATTAGATGTACACTTAGAAAAACAGCATAGCTTACAGAATTCAACTTATCTTGCAAGTAGCAAGCATGATTTATTTTAGCAAGACAGGCAATCAAACAATCGTGTAAAGTTTGAGTTTATATCAATCTAAGTATTAGTATAATTAGGTACCTATATAATTAACCGAACGCTAGGAAGTTTTCTTTCGTTTCCATATTTAGCAAAATGAAATTCTGGAAAAATAGTAATTGTTATACCAAAGATTCTTAACGAACTGGATTGTTAGTTTGCTGTTAGTAAAAAAACACTCCTTGTTTTACAGCATGTTTTTACGTTAGACCATATTCTTTATCATGATTAGTACTAACAAAATTCATTTATAAAATAGTTTTATTGTTGTATACTGATTAAAGATAAGACGCTTCTAGAACAGGCGTTAGCCTCATCATCTAAGTTTTTTGGACGAAAGAATGGTAAGGAGAGAGCATAGTGAGTGTAACGATTTACGATGTAGCAAAGGCGGCAAACGTCTCCATTGCTACGGTTTCTCAAGTTATTAATAACAAGGGGCGAATTAGTGAAAAGACCAAAAAAAAGGTGCATAGGGTAATGGAAGAATTAAATTACCAGCCTAATATTTTGGCTTCTGCGCTGATGGGAAAGCAAACGAAAACAATTGGTTTGCTCATCCCTGATTTGGCAAATCCGTTTTTTTCTGAATTAGCCAGAAGTATTGAAGATAGCGGGCATGAATTTGGATACAATATTGTCATTTGCAGCACGGATTATAAGATGGAAAAAGAAGCAAAGTATATAGCGCTTTTAAAGCAAAAGAGAGTAGATGGATTTATTTTTGCTTCTGGTTTTGAAAAGCTCGAGCAAGTAGAAGCATTGATGAATGAGAATATTCCGGTTGTGATTGTAGCACGTGATTTTCCAATGCTTCCTTTAAATACAGTAGCCATTGATGATTATATGGGGGGCTATCAAGCCGCTTCCTATTTATTA is a genomic window of Virgibacillus proomii containing:
- a CDS encoding LacI family DNA-binding transcriptional regulator codes for the protein MSVTIYDVAKAANVSIATVSQVINNKGRISEKTKKKVHRVMEELNYQPNILASALMGKQTKTIGLLIPDLANPFFSELARSIEDSGHEFGYNIVICSTDYKMEKEAKYIALLKQKRVDGFIFASGFEKLEQVEALMNENIPVVIVARDFPMLPLNTVAIDDYMGGYQAASYLLKLGHTNMGIIALDVWSNRERIRGFNDALKEQNLEMRNDFEYITQGNENLIDAGKAVAHKYVTTSNPPTAIFSCNDMLAIGAIQAAKENGFHVPSDLSIVGFDNTAIATIVDPPLTTISQPIEKMGKEVMDLMISIVKGERKEQLRLTLMPTLVERKSTAKLI